One genomic segment of Podarcis raffonei isolate rPodRaf1 chromosome 7, rPodRaf1.pri, whole genome shotgun sequence includes these proteins:
- the CATSPERD gene encoding cation channel sperm-associated auxiliary subunit delta, producing MRKPSSSVIILVVFLLCLDKGDSWPCTHELLIISSVSFNSSMVSHGTVLSYKYKDPRLIPHPCEAFYFGGQTPPAIYLGEKVFLSQDNFQSSLLPLTIPAIIISSPAEVTSALFVQKNRALFVINGKVYLYFYRTWKTWKVSTGIDSPVTDITNMDCCYSLKDINCYDTSNFIVAYTTGKPAESTDVFTSKDGGYRFVKTSPAGYENALIGIYNFVSLAQLGVILNKTDGDGEAYFTYTDMNLAHQEQGAKFDMKFYADESFIGIIPPGLRGFILLWTKDTFAFSFNHGLNVALITVHPTDKYVNVTLPSHGLCNVAANRNEIAALTKSQKLFYGTLDMESTQMVYIGDKTKGKPTDPCEAMMFENIGVLFFVSVIPSTDSALYHFQKCIINIQDTLMTLRPPLQPCPVEILSGDFHNKIYYIDMKQELHFNVTFVPKPGTGTYPYVTVSNPHALAFQADIDQDGFTFDGNTKYRLHIRLLQQAFSGMSQLEFQNTIYSSRISTVTVDIYNKAIFCIDMHPMTALIVVGCSPKKHIKIAESTTACNRGLFQDIVLQNNFVYSIDRKVYDPQFLGRKKLSQPNLNITYRYDLWRCPILLYYDSPWLPVLELWDNDEFIEYVSADFVLYEIHGMHNYDYLLNEVEAECRTAAQNWITIMAEDPGREPSDMWNRLLYENCKIPQENGPLPSASRPYHVLNRNEKNRILFPQYNGIYVFKAIVVDTHYSYCDLTTVFSVYVHGALPKSQINVGKTLISFLVLIFGSILMVYYFPKLMKENARMKTVWA from the coding sequence ATGCGGAAGCCAAGCAGTTCTGTAATCATATTAGTGGTTTTTTTGCTGTGTCTGGATAAGGGTGATTCTTGGCCATGCACTCATGAACTACTGATTATATCAAGCGTCTCCTTCAATTCAAGTATGGTATCACATGGCACTGTTCTCTCATACAAATATAAGGACCCTCGTCTAATACCACACCCATGTGAGGCATTCTACTTTGGAGGACAGACTCCTCCAGCCATATATCTTGGGGAAAAGGTTTTCCTCAGCCAAGATAATTTTCAGAGCAGTCTTTTGCCATTGACCATTCCAGCTATAATAATAAGCTCACCAGCTGAAGTCACTAGTGCTCTTTTTGTGCAAAAAAATCGAGCGCTTTTCGTAATAAATGGAAAGGTCTATTTGTATTTCTATCGCACATGGAAAACCTGGAAAGTGTCAACTGGCATCGATAGCCCCGTTACAGATATCACAAACATGGACTgctgttattctttgaaggacaTCAATTGTTACGATACCAGCAATTTCATTGTGGCTTATACAACTGGAAAGCCTGCTGAATCCACTGATGTCTTCACCTCCAAAGATGGGGGATATAGATTTGTAAAAACAAGCCCTGCCGGTTACGAAAATGCACTGATTGGTATCTACAACTTTGTTTCCTTGGCACAACTTGGAGTTATCCTCAATAAAACAGATGGTGATGGGGAAGCTTATTTTACATATACAGATATGAACTTAGCCCATCAAGAACAAGGTGCAAAATTCGACATGAAATTCTATGCAGATGAATCTTTTATTGGCATAATTCCCCCTGGCCTGAGAGGTTTTATTCTCCTTTGGACAAAAGACACTTTCGCGTTCTCTTTCAACCACGGCCTGAATGTTGCTCTGATAACAGTGCATCCCACTGATAAATATGTTAATGTGACATTACCTTCGCATGGCCTCTGTAATGTAGCTGCCAACAGAAATGAGATTGCAGCCCTCACCAAGAGCCAGAAACTTTTCTATGGAACCCTGGACATGGAATCAACACAGATGGTATACATTGGTGATAAAACCAAGGGCAAACCCACTGACCCTTGTGAGGCGATGATGTTTGAGAATATTGGGGTGCTTTTTTTTGTCAGTGTTATTCCGAGCACGGATTCTGCATTGTATCATTTTCAGAAATGCATTATTAACATACAGGACACACTCATGACTTTACGGCCACCGCTGCAGCCCTGTCCTGTAGAGATCCTCAGTGGTGATTTCCATAACAAAATATATTATATTGATATGAAGCAGGAACTTCATTTTAATGTCACATTTGTGCCCAAGCCGGGCACTGGGACCTATCCATATGTAACTGTGAGCAATCCCCATGCGCTGGCATTTCAAGCAGATATTGATCAGGATGGCTTTACCTTTGATGGAAACACTAAATACAGGCTACATATTAGGCTGCTTCAACAGGCTTTCTCGGGCATGTCTCAACTCGAGTTTCAGAATACTATTTACTCAAGCAGGATATCCACCGTCACGGTGGATATCTACAACAAAGCCATATTCTGTATTGACATGCATCCAATGACAGCCCTTATTGTAGTGGGCTGTTCACCTAAGAAACATATCAAAATTGCTGAGAGTACAACAGCATGCAACAGAGGTCTCTTTCAGGATATTGTGCTGCAGAATAATTTTGTTTATTCAATTGATCGAAAGGTATATGACCCACAGTTCCTTGGCAGAAAAAAATTGTCACAGCCAAACCTTAACATTACCTATCGTTATGATCTTTGGAGATGTCCTATTCTGTTGTACTATGACAGCCCATGGCTCCCCGTTCTTGAGCTGTGGGACAATGATGAATTCATAGAATATGTTTCTGCTGATTTTGTACTGTATGAAATACATGGCATGCATAATTATGATTATCTCCTGAATGAAGTAGAAGCCGAGTGTAGGACAGCAGCGCAGAACTGGATCACTATAATGGCAGAGGATCCTGGAAGAGAGCCAAGTGATATGTGGAACAGATTGCTTTATGAAAATTGTAAGATTCCCCAAGAAAATGGGCCTTTGCCATCAGCTTCCAGGCCGTATCATGTTCTAAACAGGAATGAGAAGAACAGAATATTATTTCCACAGTACAATGGCATATATGTCTTCAAAGCCATTGTTGTAGATACACACTATAGCTACTGTGACCTAACAACGGTTTTCAGTGTGTATGTACATGGCGCCCTCCCAAAGTCTCAGATCAATGTTGGTAAAACACTTATTAGTTTTCTGGTTCTCATATTTGGCTCTATTTTGATGGTATACTACTTTCCTAAATTAATGAAGGAAAATGCAAGAATGAAAACAGTTTGGGCGTAA
- the LOC128417521 gene encoding opsin-5-like isoform X3 yields the protein MANVQPFCVGLPSAQASMTILQGSDKQMGSYFENATFHSKITEAADIIVGIFYIIFGICSFCGNSILLYVSYKKKNILKPAEYFMINLAISDLGMTLTLYPLAVTSSLSHRWLFGQQVCLFYAFCGVFFGICSLSTLTLLSTVCCLKICFPTYGNRFRREHGWILIGCSWAYAAIFALSPLAHWGEYGAEPYDSRKAVEQHVLGPTRMSNVQAVTAKLSIAVCIGFFAAWSPYAVIAMWAAFGSIERIPPLAFAVPAVFAKSSTLYNPVMYLMLKPNFRSTIAKDFAVLKQLCITTCFCLKHVQSCSYRSVLEVHTKSFKGRHESSSNSMQIVEGCSYFPCEKCNDTFECFKNYPKCCQDRLSTMEHTLQENIPLENKIQSNAKHASEKYVKVVVRGEKNSEIDSLEVTLENIPMDTRFVNL from the exons ATGGCAAATGTGCAGCCCTTttgtgttggactcccatcagctcaagccagcatgacca TCCTTCAAGGTAGTGACAAACAG atgGGTTCTTACTTTGAGAACGCAACATTTCATTCCAAAATAACTGAAGCAGCTGATATTATTGTTGGAATCTTCTATATTATATTTG GCATATGCTCCTTTTGTGGGAACAGTATCCTCCTCTATGTTTCCTACAAGAAAAAGAACATATTGAAACCAGCAGAGTACTTCATGATCAATTTGGCCATCAGTGACCTTGGTATGACTCTGACCTTGTACCCTCTAGCTGTTACATCCAGCCTTTCACACAG GTGGTTATTTGGCCAACAGGTTTGCTTGTTCTATGCATTTTGTGGAGTATTTTTTGGAATCTGCAGTCTGTCTACACTAACATTATTGAGTACTGTGTGCTGCCTAAAAATTTGCTTCCCAACTTAtg GGAATAGATTTAGGAGAGAACATGGTTGGATCTTGATAGGATGCAGTTGGGCCTATGCAGCCATTTTTGCCCTTTCCCCACTGGCTCACTGGGGAGAATATGGAGCCGAACCTTATG ACTCTAGAAAAGCAGTGGAGCAACATGTCCTGGGACCCACCAGGATGAGCAACGTGCAGGCTGTTACAGCCAAG CTGAGCATTGCTGTATGCATTGGATTTTTTGCTGCCTGGAGCCCATATGCTGTCATTGCCATGTGGGCAGCCTTTGGGTCAATAGAGAGGATTCCTCCACTAGCCTTTGCTGTACCTGCTGTTTTTGCCAAGTCTTCAACACTCTATAACCCAGTTATGTATCTTATGCTAAAGCCTAATTTCCGAAGCACTATTGCCAAAGATTTTGCTGTTCTCAAACAATTATGCATCACAACTTGTTTTTGTCTCAAGCATGTACAGAGCTGTTCTTACAGATCAGTTCTGGAAGTCCACACGAAATCATTTAAGGGAAGACATGAATCCAGCAGTAACTCCATGCAGATAGTAGAAGGATGTTCTTATTTTCCCTGTGAAAAGTGCAACGATACCTTTGAATGCTTCAAGAACTACCCAAAGTGCTGCCAGGACAGGCTAAGCACCATGGAACACACTCTTCAAGAAAACATACCCTTGGAAAATAAAATTCAATCGAACGCAAAGCATGCTTCTGAAAAATATGTAAAGGTTGTTGTCCGAGGAGAAAAAAACAGTGAGATTGATAGTTTGGAAGTAACATTAGAAAACATACCTATGGATACTAGGTTTGTCAACCTCTAG
- the LOC128417521 gene encoding opsin-5-like isoform X1: MANVQPFCVGLPSAQASMTILQGSDKQMGSYFENATFHSKITEAADIIVGIFYIIFGICSFCGNSILLYVSYKKKNILKPAEYFMINLAISDLGMTLTLYPLAVTSSLSHRWLFGQQVCLFYAFCGVFFGICSLSTLTLLSTVCCLKICFPTYGNRFRREHGWILIGCSWAYAAIFALSPLAHWGEYGAEPYGTACCIDWYSSNINTTAMSYTIVLFVFCFIIPCGVIVTSYTLILITVKDSRKAVEQHVLGPTRMSNVQAVTAKLSIAVCIGFFAAWSPYAVIAMWAAFGSIERIPPLAFAVPAVFAKSSTLYNPVMYLMLKPNFRSTIAKDFAVLKQLCITTCFCLKHVQSCSYRSVLEVHTKSFKGRHESSSNSMQIVEGCSYFPCEKCNDTFECFKNYPKCCQDRLSTMEHTLQENIPLENKIQSNAKHASEKYVKVVVRGEKNSEIDSLEVTLENIPMDTRFVNL, encoded by the exons ATGGCAAATGTGCAGCCCTTttgtgttggactcccatcagctcaagccagcatgacca TCCTTCAAGGTAGTGACAAACAG atgGGTTCTTACTTTGAGAACGCAACATTTCATTCCAAAATAACTGAAGCAGCTGATATTATTGTTGGAATCTTCTATATTATATTTG GCATATGCTCCTTTTGTGGGAACAGTATCCTCCTCTATGTTTCCTACAAGAAAAAGAACATATTGAAACCAGCAGAGTACTTCATGATCAATTTGGCCATCAGTGACCTTGGTATGACTCTGACCTTGTACCCTCTAGCTGTTACATCCAGCCTTTCACACAG GTGGTTATTTGGCCAACAGGTTTGCTTGTTCTATGCATTTTGTGGAGTATTTTTTGGAATCTGCAGTCTGTCTACACTAACATTATTGAGTACTGTGTGCTGCCTAAAAATTTGCTTCCCAACTTAtg GGAATAGATTTAGGAGAGAACATGGTTGGATCTTGATAGGATGCAGTTGGGCCTATGCAGCCATTTTTGCCCTTTCCCCACTGGCTCACTGGGGAGAATATGGAGCCGAACCTTATGGTACAGCATGTTGCATTGACTGGTATTCATCAAATATAAACACAACAGCAATGTCTTACACGATTGtcctttttgtcttctgtttcatTATCCCCTGTGGAGTAATTGTTACCTCCTATACTCTTATTCTGATTACGGTGAAAGACTCTAGAAAAGCAGTGGAGCAACATGTCCTGGGACCCACCAGGATGAGCAACGTGCAGGCTGTTACAGCCAAG CTGAGCATTGCTGTATGCATTGGATTTTTTGCTGCCTGGAGCCCATATGCTGTCATTGCCATGTGGGCAGCCTTTGGGTCAATAGAGAGGATTCCTCCACTAGCCTTTGCTGTACCTGCTGTTTTTGCCAAGTCTTCAACACTCTATAACCCAGTTATGTATCTTATGCTAAAGCCTAATTTCCGAAGCACTATTGCCAAAGATTTTGCTGTTCTCAAACAATTATGCATCACAACTTGTTTTTGTCTCAAGCATGTACAGAGCTGTTCTTACAGATCAGTTCTGGAAGTCCACACGAAATCATTTAAGGGAAGACATGAATCCAGCAGTAACTCCATGCAGATAGTAGAAGGATGTTCTTATTTTCCCTGTGAAAAGTGCAACGATACCTTTGAATGCTTCAAGAACTACCCAAAGTGCTGCCAGGACAGGCTAAGCACCATGGAACACACTCTTCAAGAAAACATACCCTTGGAAAATAAAATTCAATCGAACGCAAAGCATGCTTCTGAAAAATATGTAAAGGTTGTTGTCCGAGGAGAAAAAAACAGTGAGATTGATAGTTTGGAAGTAACATTAGAAAACATACCTATGGATACTAGGTTTGTCAACCTCTAG
- the LOC128417521 gene encoding opsin-5-like isoform X2 has product MGSYFENATFHSKITEAADIIVGIFYIIFGICSFCGNSILLYVSYKKKNILKPAEYFMINLAISDLGMTLTLYPLAVTSSLSHRWLFGQQVCLFYAFCGVFFGICSLSTLTLLSTVCCLKICFPTYGNRFRREHGWILIGCSWAYAAIFALSPLAHWGEYGAEPYGTACCIDWYSSNINTTAMSYTIVLFVFCFIIPCGVIVTSYTLILITVKDSRKAVEQHVLGPTRMSNVQAVTAKLSIAVCIGFFAAWSPYAVIAMWAAFGSIERIPPLAFAVPAVFAKSSTLYNPVMYLMLKPNFRSTIAKDFAVLKQLCITTCFCLKHVQSCSYRSVLEVHTKSFKGRHESSSNSMQIVEGCSYFPCEKCNDTFECFKNYPKCCQDRLSTMEHTLQENIPLENKIQSNAKHASEKYVKVVVRGEKNSEIDSLEVTLENIPMDTRFVNL; this is encoded by the exons atgGGTTCTTACTTTGAGAACGCAACATTTCATTCCAAAATAACTGAAGCAGCTGATATTATTGTTGGAATCTTCTATATTATATTTG GCATATGCTCCTTTTGTGGGAACAGTATCCTCCTCTATGTTTCCTACAAGAAAAAGAACATATTGAAACCAGCAGAGTACTTCATGATCAATTTGGCCATCAGTGACCTTGGTATGACTCTGACCTTGTACCCTCTAGCTGTTACATCCAGCCTTTCACACAG GTGGTTATTTGGCCAACAGGTTTGCTTGTTCTATGCATTTTGTGGAGTATTTTTTGGAATCTGCAGTCTGTCTACACTAACATTATTGAGTACTGTGTGCTGCCTAAAAATTTGCTTCCCAACTTAtg GGAATAGATTTAGGAGAGAACATGGTTGGATCTTGATAGGATGCAGTTGGGCCTATGCAGCCATTTTTGCCCTTTCCCCACTGGCTCACTGGGGAGAATATGGAGCCGAACCTTATGGTACAGCATGTTGCATTGACTGGTATTCATCAAATATAAACACAACAGCAATGTCTTACACGATTGtcctttttgtcttctgtttcatTATCCCCTGTGGAGTAATTGTTACCTCCTATACTCTTATTCTGATTACGGTGAAAGACTCTAGAAAAGCAGTGGAGCAACATGTCCTGGGACCCACCAGGATGAGCAACGTGCAGGCTGTTACAGCCAAG CTGAGCATTGCTGTATGCATTGGATTTTTTGCTGCCTGGAGCCCATATGCTGTCATTGCCATGTGGGCAGCCTTTGGGTCAATAGAGAGGATTCCTCCACTAGCCTTTGCTGTACCTGCTGTTTTTGCCAAGTCTTCAACACTCTATAACCCAGTTATGTATCTTATGCTAAAGCCTAATTTCCGAAGCACTATTGCCAAAGATTTTGCTGTTCTCAAACAATTATGCATCACAACTTGTTTTTGTCTCAAGCATGTACAGAGCTGTTCTTACAGATCAGTTCTGGAAGTCCACACGAAATCATTTAAGGGAAGACATGAATCCAGCAGTAACTCCATGCAGATAGTAGAAGGATGTTCTTATTTTCCCTGTGAAAAGTGCAACGATACCTTTGAATGCTTCAAGAACTACCCAAAGTGCTGCCAGGACAGGCTAAGCACCATGGAACACACTCTTCAAGAAAACATACCCTTGGAAAATAAAATTCAATCGAACGCAAAGCATGCTTCTGAAAAATATGTAAAGGTTGTTGTCCGAGGAGAAAAAAACAGTGAGATTGATAGTTTGGAAGTAACATTAGAAAACATACCTATGGATACTAGGTTTGTCAACCTCTAG